GGGGCGACCGAGTGCTCGCGGCCGTGCCGGGTGAGGAACGCCACGCGCTTGCCCGACATCGTGCCGACGGTGATCGGGCTGGAGGTCGCGCCGAACGGGGTCTCGACGACGAGCTCGTCGGCCGTGCCCTCCTCGAAGAGCCGGTACAGGCCGGAGCCGCCGATCACCCCGATGCGTGCGGTCGTTCCGTCCACAGGTGCGGTCGTGCTCACGTCGTCCTCCATAGGTCCTGGCGATGTCCTCGGCGCGCGGTGCGCCCTGGATACGCTATCGACGGCCCACCGGCAGCAGCCGAGTGCTCGGGCCCACACGAGTTCGGAGGCACGCGTGCGAACGATCGGTCAGCACCGCCAGGCGGTCGCGGCACTGCTCGCGCCGGTCCTCGGCGGCCTCGGGTCGGAGCGACGGTCGCTGGCGTCGCTCGCGACCGCGTCGGACGCCGGGCACGGGTACCGCGTGCTCGCCGTGGCCGTGCACGCGCCGGTGCCGCTGCCGACCTTCGACAACAGCCAGATGGACGGCTTCGCGGTCCGGGCCGCCGACGCCGGTGCAGTGGTGCGCGTCGTCGACCCGATCCCGGCGGGCATCGTCCCCGCGCCGCTCGACCCGGGCACCGCCGCGCCGGTGATGACCGGGGCACGCATCCCGGACGGCGCGGACGCGGTCGTCCCGGTCGAAGCCGTCCCGCCGGGGGCCTTCCCGGCGGCCATGGCGCTCGACGTGCTCACGGTCCCGGTCGACACCACGGTGGGCACGTTCGTCCGGACCGTCGGGAGCGACGTCGCCGCCGGTGCCGAGCTCGCCCCCGCGGGTGCCCCGGTGACGCCGGCCCTGCTCGGGGCGCTCGCCGCGGCGGGCATCGACGCCGTGGACGTCGTGCGGCCCTTGCGTGTGCTCGTCGTGTCGACGGGCAGCGAGCTGCGGGACGACACGACGGACGCCGATGTCGACGCGGGTGCCGATGCCGCTGCGACGATCGGGGACGCGAACGGCGTCGCGCTGCAGGCCGCCCTGGCCGAGGTCGGCGCCCGGTCCCGCACGGTCCGCCTGCGCGACGACCCGGACCGCTTCGTCGACGCCCTCGGCGACGCGATCGGCGACCCCGGGGTGGGCGGCGCCGACCTCGTGCTCACCACCGGCGGGATCAGCGCGGGTGCGTACGAGGTCGTGCGACAGGCCCTCGAGCCGCTCGGCCTCGCCGTCACCCCGGTCGCCGTGCAGCCCGGCGGCCCCCAGGCGCTCGGCACGGTCGAGCTCGGCGGACGTGCGGTCCCGGTCGTGGCGTTCCCGGGGAACCCGGTGTCGGCGCTCGTGTCGTTCGAGCTGTTCCTCCGCCCGGTGCTCGCCCCACTCGTCGGTACGCCCGACCGTGCCGCCGCCGAACTCCCCGCTGCGGAGGGCACGACCTCGCCCCCGACGAAGCACCAGGTCCGTCGCGGCCGGGTGCAGGACGGCCGGGTCTGGTTCGTCGGCGGGCCGAGCTCGCACTTGCTCGGGCACCTCGCCGCGGCCACCCACCTCGTCCACGTCCCGGTCGGCACCGACACCGTCGCACCGGGCGACCGCCTGACCGTCTGGAGCCTGCGATGACCACTGCGTCCGATCAGCCCGACCTCTCCCACGTCCGGGCCGACGGCTCCGCGCACATGGTCGACGTCTCCGAGAAGGACGTCACCGACCGCTCGGCGACGGCGACCGCGACCCTCGTGACGCGTGCGGACGTGGTCGATCGGATCCTCGACGGGTCGCTGCCGAAGGGCGAGGTCATCGGCACCGCCCGGATCGCCGCGATCATGGCGGTCAAGAAGACCTCGGACCTCGTGCCCCTCTGCCACCCCCTGCCGATCGCCGGGGTGCAGGTCGACATCATCGGCGACGGAGACCGCGTCCGGATAGAGGTGTCCGTCCGCACGACCTCGCGCACCGGCGTCGAGATGGAGGCGCTGACCGGGGCGAGCGTCGCCGCGTTGACCGTGTACGACATGGTGAAGGCCGTCGACCGCGCGGCCGTGATCACGGAGGTGCGGGTGCTCGAGAAGCACGGCGGACGCTCCGGCGACTGGAGCAACCGATGACCACCGAACCGACCAGGGGGCGTGCCGGCGTGCTCGTCGTGTCGACCTCCGCCGCGACGGACCCCGCCCTCGACCGCACCGGACCCGTCATCGCGGGCTGGCTGCGCGAGCGCGGCTTCACCGTTGCCGAGCCGACGATCGTGCCGGACGGCGGTCCGATCGCCGAGACGGTGTCCGCGGAGCTGCTCGCCGACGCACGGGTCGTCGTCACGACCGGCGGGACGGGCGTGACGCCGACCGACCGCACGCCCGAGGCCGTGGCGCCCCTCGTCGAGCTCGAGCTGCCCGGCATCACCGAGGAGATCCGTCGCCGCGGACTCGCCGGAGCCGGCCCGACGGCGCTCCTGACCCGGGGGGTCGCGGGCATCGCCGGTGGCCGGTGCCTGGTCGTCACGCTGCCCGGGTCGCGCGGCGGGGTCGCCGACGGACTCGCGGTGCTCGACGGGGTGCTCGACCACGTGCTCGCCCAGCTGCACGGCGAAGGACACGCACGACGGAGCGCACCGTGAGCGCCGAGCAGGCCGCCGACCGCGTCGTCCTCGCCGACGTCGTCGACCGGGTCATCACCGTGGACGAGGTCTCCGCGGCCGTCGCGACCGACCGGGACGGCGCCGTGGTGACCTTCGCCGGGATCGTCCGCGACCACGACGGCGGCAAGGGCGTCACCGCGCTCGACTACGAGCGGCACCCGAGCGCGGCCGAGGTCATCGCCGAGGTCGCCCGCACGATCGCCGACGAGCACCCCGAGGTCCGCATCGCCGTGCTGCACCGCGTCGGCGCCCTCGGCATCGGGGACGTGGCGCTCGCCGCGGCCGTGGCCTCACCGCACCGCGGGGTGGCGTTCACCGCCTGCGGCGCCCTCGTCGACCTGGTGAAGGAGCGCACACCGATCTGGAAGCGCCAGCGCTTCACCGATGGCAGCGACGAGTGGGTGGCCGCACTCTGACCTGTACGGCCCCGCAGGAGACCGACGCGGGATCGTGATCGCGGCACCCGTCCTGGGCGTGGTCGGGCACTCGGCTGGTCCATAGACTCCCGAGACATGAGCGTGCTGCTGTACGGAGCCGGGGTCGTCCTGCTCGTGTTCGCCCTGATCGACATCATCACCCGAGGCGAGGACCAGGTCCGTGGTCTGCCGAAGCTCGCGTGGATCCTGATCTGCATCTTCCTGCCCGTCGT
The Curtobacterium citreum genome window above contains:
- a CDS encoding molybdopterin molybdotransferase MoeA, with translation MRTIGQHRQAVAALLAPVLGGLGSERRSLASLATASDAGHGYRVLAVAVHAPVPLPTFDNSQMDGFAVRAADAGAVVRVVDPIPAGIVPAPLDPGTAAPVMTGARIPDGADAVVPVEAVPPGAFPAAMALDVLTVPVDTTVGTFVRTVGSDVAAGAELAPAGAPVTPALLGALAAAGIDAVDVVRPLRVLVVSTGSELRDDTTDADVDAGADAAATIGDANGVALQAALAEVGARSRTVRLRDDPDRFVDALGDAIGDPGVGGADLVLTTGGISAGAYEVVRQALEPLGLAVTPVAVQPGGPQALGTVELGGRAVPVVAFPGNPVSALVSFELFLRPVLAPLVGTPDRAAAELPAAEGTTSPPTKHQVRRGRVQDGRVWFVGGPSSHLLGHLAAATHLVHVPVGTDTVAPGDRLTVWSLR
- the moaC gene encoding cyclic pyranopterin monophosphate synthase MoaC encodes the protein MTTASDQPDLSHVRADGSAHMVDVSEKDVTDRSATATATLVTRADVVDRILDGSLPKGEVIGTARIAAIMAVKKTSDLVPLCHPLPIAGVQVDIIGDGDRVRIEVSVRTTSRTGVEMEALTGASVAALTVYDMVKAVDRAAVITEVRVLEKHGGRSGDWSNR
- a CDS encoding MogA/MoaB family molybdenum cofactor biosynthesis protein, which produces MTTEPTRGRAGVLVVSTSAATDPALDRTGPVIAGWLRERGFTVAEPTIVPDGGPIAETVSAELLADARVVVTTGGTGVTPTDRTPEAVAPLVELELPGITEEIRRRGLAGAGPTALLTRGVAGIAGGRCLVVTLPGSRGGVADGLAVLDGVLDHVLAQLHGEGHARRSAP
- a CDS encoding molybdenum cofactor biosynthesis protein MoaE — its product is MSAEQAADRVVLADVVDRVITVDEVSAAVATDRDGAVVTFAGIVRDHDGGKGVTALDYERHPSAAEVIAEVARTIADEHPEVRIAVLHRVGALGIGDVALAAAVASPHRGVAFTACGALVDLVKERTPIWKRQRFTDGSDEWVAAL